A section of the Gloeobacter violaceus PCC 7421 genome encodes:
- the aat gene encoding leucyl/phenylalanyl-tRNA--protein transferase, with the protein MLVTLTPELLLQAYTQGFFPMAEGQGQRIYWYEPDPRAVFELDKVHFSKRLLRVIRQERFEIRYSTAFERVIRACADRPSTWISEEIIRTYIRLYRTGYGQSVESWLDGELVGGLYGVSLGGAFFGESMFCRVSDASKVAFFHLVERLRGRGFALLDTQFANEHLVQFHVVEIPRREYRQRLKGALALPCKFR; encoded by the coding sequence ATGCTGGTAACTCTCACACCCGAACTGTTGCTGCAAGCGTATACCCAGGGCTTTTTCCCGATGGCCGAAGGCCAGGGTCAACGCATCTACTGGTACGAACCCGACCCGCGGGCCGTTTTTGAACTCGATAAAGTGCACTTCTCCAAGCGCCTGCTGCGGGTGATCCGCCAGGAGCGCTTTGAGATTCGCTACAGCACCGCCTTTGAGCGGGTGATCCGCGCCTGTGCCGACCGACCTTCCACCTGGATCTCCGAGGAGATCATCCGCACCTACATTCGGCTTTACCGCACGGGCTACGGCCAGTCCGTCGAAAGCTGGCTGGACGGCGAACTGGTAGGCGGGCTTTACGGCGTCAGCCTGGGCGGCGCCTTTTTCGGCGAGTCGATGTTTTGCCGGGTAAGCGACGCTTCGAAAGTGGCGTTTTTTCATCTGGTCGAACGGCTTAGGGGGCGGGGTTTCGCACTGCTTGACACCCAGTTCGCCAACGAGCATCTTGTGCAGTTCCACGTCGTCGAAATTCCGCGCCGGGAATACCGGCAGCGGCTCAAAGGAGCGCTCGCCCTGCCGTGCAAATTTCGCTAA
- a CDS encoding class I fructose-bisphosphate aldolase, whose protein sequence is MLSIADIEELLGKEAESLLTHECKGIVKDQLHLPGSDWVDRIMSFSDRPIPVLRSLQALLAHGRLGGTGYLSILPVDQGVEHSAGASFAPNPMYFDPENIVRLAVEGGCNAVASTLGVLGIVARKYAHKIPFILKINHSELLTYPNKSEQILFASVRQARDMGAVAVGATIYFGSQDSGREIVEISQAFQLAHELGMATILWCYLRNNAFKIDGVDYHTSADLTGQANHLGVTIEADIVKQKLPTVNGGYEKLNLQSSYGRFDKRIYTELTTDHPIDLTRYQVANGYLGRIGLINSGGESGKGDDRAEAVHTAVINKRAGGMGLISGRKTFQQKTLADGAAIFHAIQDVYLNQDVTIA, encoded by the coding sequence ATGCTTTCTATCGCCGATATCGAAGAGCTTTTGGGCAAAGAAGCCGAGTCGCTGCTGACCCACGAGTGCAAAGGCATCGTCAAAGATCAACTCCACCTGCCCGGTTCCGACTGGGTGGACCGGATCATGAGCTTTTCCGACCGACCGATCCCGGTTCTGCGCAGCCTCCAGGCGTTGCTGGCTCATGGGCGGCTGGGCGGAACCGGTTACCTGTCGATCTTGCCGGTCGACCAGGGCGTCGAGCACTCGGCGGGGGCATCTTTCGCCCCCAACCCGATGTACTTCGACCCCGAGAACATCGTGCGTCTGGCCGTCGAAGGCGGCTGCAACGCGGTGGCTTCCACCCTCGGCGTGCTGGGGATCGTGGCACGCAAGTACGCCCACAAGATTCCATTTATTCTCAAGATCAACCATAGCGAACTGCTCACCTACCCCAACAAATCCGAGCAGATCCTCTTTGCAAGCGTCAGACAGGCCCGCGACATGGGAGCGGTGGCCGTAGGAGCAACGATTTATTTCGGTTCGCAAGACAGCGGTCGCGAGATTGTCGAAATTTCCCAGGCGTTCCAGTTGGCCCACGAGCTGGGTATGGCCACGATCCTCTGGTGCTATTTGCGCAACAACGCCTTTAAGATCGACGGCGTCGATTACCACACCAGCGCCGATCTGACCGGCCAGGCCAATCACCTTGGGGTGACCATCGAGGCCGACATCGTCAAGCAAAAATTGCCCACCGTCAATGGCGGCTACGAAAAACTCAACCTCCAGTCGAGCTACGGTCGCTTCGACAAACGCATCTACACCGAACTGACCACCGATCACCCCATCGATCTCACCCGCTACCAGGTGGCCAACGGCTACCTGGGCCGCATCGGCCTGATCAACTCGGGGGGCGAATCCGGCAAGGGTGACGACCGTGCCGAGGCGGTGCACACCGCCGTCATCAACAAGCGCGCCGGCGGCATGGGCCTCATCAGCGGCCGCAAGACTTTTCAGCAGAAGACCCTCGCCGACGGTGCGGCCATCTTCCACGCCATTCAGGATGTCTATCTAAACCAGGACGTGACGATCGCCTAG
- the corA gene encoding magnesium/cobalt transporter CorA, which yields MRDRKPEAGEAMGSDEDESYVDYHYDDPGTMPGTLSIDKNAPPPEIHLIDYDAEQSTGRRVENPEELTPYLDNHSVSWADVRGFGSEDILRRLGKVFGLHPLVLEDIVNVPQRPKVEEYKDHLLIIARMVCPTSETAEEFFSEQVSLILGKNYLLTVQEEAKFDVFGPVRERIRTAKGIICNQRADYLAYTLLDAIIDGFYPVLEDFGERLEELEAEVVENPTRATLERIYLLRRELLMLRRAIWPQRDVINALIRDANPLIGEEVRLYLRDCYDHAIQIIDMVETYRELASSLTDIYMSSVSNRMNEVMKTLTVISAIFIPLTFIAGVYGMNFDPEKSPWNMPELEWYWGYPFSLVLMFIVAVGLVVYFWRRGWFESFSSQSKK from the coding sequence ATGCGAGACCGGAAGCCGGAAGCCGGAGAAGCAATGGGTTCCGACGAGGATGAGTCCTACGTCGATTACCATTACGACGACCCCGGTACCATGCCGGGAACGCTCAGCATCGACAAAAACGCTCCACCGCCCGAGATCCACCTCATCGATTACGATGCCGAACAATCCACCGGCCGCAGGGTGGAAAATCCCGAGGAACTGACGCCTTACCTGGACAACCACTCGGTCTCGTGGGCCGACGTGCGCGGCTTCGGCAGCGAGGACATCCTGCGCCGCCTGGGCAAGGTATTCGGGCTGCATCCGCTGGTGCTCGAAGATATCGTGAATGTGCCCCAGCGCCCCAAGGTGGAAGAATACAAGGATCACTTGCTGATTATCGCCAGGATGGTCTGTCCCACCTCCGAAACAGCAGAAGAATTTTTCAGCGAACAGGTGAGTTTGATCCTGGGCAAAAACTATTTGCTCACGGTCCAGGAAGAAGCCAAATTCGACGTCTTCGGCCCCGTGCGCGAGCGCATCCGCACCGCCAAGGGCATCATCTGCAATCAGCGCGCCGACTACCTGGCCTACACGCTGCTCGATGCGATCATCGACGGCTTTTACCCGGTGCTCGAAGACTTCGGCGAACGCCTCGAGGAACTCGAAGCGGAGGTGGTAGAAAACCCCACCCGCGCTACCCTTGAGAGAATCTATCTGCTCCGGCGCGAACTGCTCATGCTGCGGCGCGCCATCTGGCCCCAGCGCGATGTGATCAACGCCCTCATCCGCGATGCCAACCCGCTGATTGGCGAGGAGGTGCGCCTCTACTTGCGCGACTGCTACGACCACGCCATCCAGATCATCGATATGGTGGAGACATACCGGGAACTGGCTTCGAGCCTGACCGACATCTACATGTCCTCGGTGAGCAACCGTATGAACGAGGTGATGAAGACCCTCACGGTGATCTCGGCCATTTTTATTCCGCTGACCTTTATCGCCGGGGTTTACGGCATGAACTTCGATCCCGAAAAATCCCCCTGGAACATGCCCGAACTGGAATGGTACTGGGGCTATCCGTTCAGCCTGGTGCTGATGTTCATAGTGGCCGTGGGTCTGGTCGTCTATTTTTGGCGGCGGGGCTGGTTTGAGAGCTTCTCCTCGCAGAGCAAAAAGTGA
- the groL gene encoding chaperonin GroEL (60 kDa chaperone family; promotes refolding of misfolded polypeptides especially under stressful conditions; forms two stacked rings of heptamers to form a barrel-shaped 14mer; ends can be capped by GroES; misfolded proteins enter the barrel where they are refolded when GroES binds): MAKQVVFDETARRALERGIDALANAVRVTLGPKGRNVVLEKKFGAPQIINDGVTIAKEIELENKLENTGAQLIKEVASKTNDVAGDGTTTACVLAQSLVKEGLKNVAAGSNPMNLKRGMEKTVRHLVAELEKVAKPVEGSQAIAQVAAVSAGNDDEIGEMIARAMETVGKEGVITVEESKSLTTELEVTEGMQFDRGYVSPYLVTDQERMEAVFDEPFLLITDKKISIITDLVPILEKVARAGRPLVIIAEDIEKEALATLVVNKLRGVLNVAAVKAPGFGDRRKAMLQDIAVLTDGEVISEDTGIKLENVTTDQLGKARKMTITKDNTTIVAEGNEAAVKARCAQIKQQIEETDSEYDREKLQERLAKLSGGVAVIKVGAATETELKDRKLRIEDAVNATKAAIAEGIVPGGGTALLHLAAGMGGFIDSLSGEEKIGARIIQKALEGPLRQIAENAGLEGSVIAEKVRNLEFNFGFNAMTNEYEDLVAAGIIDPVKVTRSALQNAASIAAMVLTTECIVVDKPEDDKTPAGAGGGGMPDFD, from the coding sequence ATGGCAAAGCAAGTCGTATTCGATGAGACCGCCCGCCGCGCCCTCGAGCGCGGCATCGACGCCCTCGCCAACGCGGTGCGCGTCACCCTCGGCCCCAAGGGCCGCAACGTCGTACTTGAGAAAAAGTTCGGCGCGCCCCAGATCATCAACGACGGTGTGACGATCGCCAAAGAAATCGAGCTTGAAAATAAGCTCGAAAATACCGGCGCCCAACTGATCAAAGAAGTCGCCTCTAAGACCAACGATGTGGCGGGCGACGGCACCACCACCGCCTGCGTGCTGGCCCAGTCGCTGGTCAAAGAGGGTCTCAAAAACGTCGCCGCCGGTTCCAACCCGATGAACCTCAAGCGCGGCATGGAGAAGACCGTCCGCCACCTGGTGGCTGAACTGGAGAAAGTCGCCAAGCCGGTCGAAGGCTCCCAGGCGATCGCCCAGGTCGCGGCCGTCTCCGCCGGCAACGACGATGAAATCGGCGAGATGATCGCCCGCGCCATGGAGACCGTCGGCAAAGAAGGCGTGATCACCGTCGAAGAATCGAAGTCCCTGACCACCGAACTGGAGGTGACCGAGGGCATGCAGTTCGACCGCGGCTACGTCTCGCCCTACCTGGTTACCGACCAGGAGCGCATGGAAGCGGTCTTCGACGAGCCCTTCTTGCTGATTACCGACAAAAAGATCTCGATCATCACCGACCTGGTGCCGATTCTTGAAAAAGTCGCCCGCGCCGGCCGACCGCTGGTAATCATCGCCGAGGACATCGAAAAAGAAGCCCTCGCCACCCTCGTAGTCAACAAGCTGCGCGGCGTCCTCAACGTGGCTGCCGTCAAGGCCCCCGGCTTCGGCGACCGGCGCAAGGCGATGCTGCAAGATATTGCGGTGCTCACCGACGGCGAAGTGATCTCCGAAGACACCGGCATCAAGCTCGAGAACGTCACCACCGACCAGCTCGGCAAGGCCCGAAAAATGACGATCACCAAGGACAACACCACGATCGTGGCCGAGGGCAACGAAGCCGCCGTCAAGGCCCGCTGCGCTCAGATCAAGCAGCAGATCGAAGAGACCGACTCCGAGTACGACCGCGAGAAGCTCCAGGAGCGCCTTGCCAAGCTCTCGGGCGGTGTGGCGGTGATCAAAGTCGGTGCGGCGACCGAGACCGAACTCAAAGACCGCAAGCTGCGCATCGAGGATGCCGTCAACGCCACCAAGGCGGCCATCGCCGAGGGGATCGTCCCGGGCGGCGGTACGGCGCTGTTGCACCTGGCGGCCGGTATGGGCGGGTTCATCGACAGCCTGAGCGGCGAAGAGAAAATCGGGGCGCGCATCATCCAGAAGGCCCTCGAAGGTCCCCTGCGCCAGATCGCCGAGAACGCCGGCCTCGAAGGCTCGGTGATCGCCGAGAAGGTGCGCAACTTGGAGTTCAACTTCGGCTTCAACGCGATGACCAACGAGTATGAGGACCTGGTCGCCGCCGGGATCATCGACCCGGTGAAGGTGACCCGCTCGGCACTGCAGAATGCCGCCTCGATTGCCGCGATGGTGCTCACCACCGAGTGCATCGTGGTCGACAAGCCCGAGGATGATAAGACCCCGGCCGGTGCCGGCGGTGGCGGCATGCCCGACTTCGACTGA
- a CDS encoding Uma2 family endonuclease has product MTTTGLRAWTVEEYHRMIEAGILTAEDQVELLEGQIVQMSPQQPLHASVISRTAKTFERLLGEVGIVRVQSPITLLPDSEPEPDIVAARLDENFYQDRHPDAADILLLVEVSGSTLAYDRRHKAMIYARARIADYWILDVGTRQLLVLRQPGSEGHSEQFSLGENDSIVPLAFAVVQIAVKDLFP; this is encoded by the coding sequence ATGACCACAACCGGGCTGCGCGCGTGGACCGTCGAGGAATACCACCGCATGATCGAGGCCGGTATTTTGACTGCTGAGGATCAAGTTGAACTGCTTGAGGGACAAATTGTTCAGATGAGTCCACAACAGCCGCTCCACGCCTCTGTCATCAGCCGAACCGCCAAAACCTTTGAAAGGTTGCTTGGAGAAGTGGGAATTGTGAGGGTACAGTCACCCATCACCTTACTGCCCGATTCAGAGCCGGAACCGGATATTGTGGCAGCCCGCCTGGATGAAAACTTTTACCAGGATCGGCACCCGGATGCTGCGGATATTTTGTTGCTTGTCGAGGTTTCCGGTTCCACCCTCGCTTACGATCGCAGGCACAAGGCCATGATTTACGCCCGCGCCCGGATTGCCGACTACTGGATTTTGGATGTCGGCACCCGGCAACTGCTTGTCTTGCGCCAGCCCGGCTCAGAAGGTCACTCCGAGCAATTTTCCCTCGGAGAAAATGACAGTATTGTGCCGCTTGCTTTTGCTGTCGTTCAGATAGCTGTAAAGGATTTATTCCCTTGA
- a CDS encoding phycobiliprotein lyase, with product MTTIDEFFDACLGKWSIERTYHYLGDAEGRVERSHTNYDIRPLTTDRQHKVLADNERPTDAPEPLYGFYLAFDTVSDRGEKVAMDLNILFVPTQIEEGGFLEGDYLRDRAYEEARPMVSHFRYDPERAELRMTTRYTRVVSVDSITLVQPDLRIRQIQNFRRPQFDSLPLRELELVGFGVEKKVS from the coding sequence ATGACAACAATTGACGAATTTTTTGACGCTTGCCTGGGCAAGTGGTCCATCGAGCGCACTTATCACTACCTGGGCGACGCCGAAGGCCGGGTGGAGCGCTCCCACACCAACTACGACATCCGCCCCCTCACCACCGACCGCCAGCACAAGGTGCTCGCCGACAACGAACGGCCCACCGATGCGCCGGAACCGCTCTACGGCTTTTATCTGGCCTTCGATACGGTTTCAGATCGCGGCGAAAAAGTGGCGATGGACCTGAACATCCTCTTCGTGCCGACCCAGATCGAGGAGGGTGGCTTCCTCGAAGGCGACTATTTGCGCGATCGGGCCTACGAGGAGGCCCGTCCGATGGTGTCCCACTTCCGCTACGACCCCGAGCGCGCCGAACTGCGGATGACGACGCGCTACACCCGCGTCGTCTCGGTCGATTCGATCACCCTCGTGCAGCCGGACCTGCGCATCCGCCAGATCCAGAACTTCCGCCGCCCGCAGTTCGACAGCCTGCCGCTTCGGGAACTGGAACTGGTCGGTTTCGGCGTCGAGAAGAAAGTCAGCTAA
- a CDS encoding DUF4864 domain-containing protein, with product MRATGVAAMLLLLIGIQVSAVPWALAIPAVPAEFAQSKAALKKQLEAVIQSQLAAFRKGDYAKAYTFASQGIRRRIPAAVFAEMVRSAYPAIARSRSARFGPILDDGDQAVVHVVVEGAEEQATYAYQMIREGRVWKVNSVTEAEPRRPDGLVST from the coding sequence ATGCGGGCTACCGGCGTCGCTGCAATGTTGCTGTTGCTCATCGGGATTCAGGTGTCGGCGGTACCGTGGGCACTGGCCATACCTGCTGTGCCAGCCGAATTCGCCCAGAGCAAAGCAGCGCTCAAAAAACAACTGGAAGCGGTCATCCAGTCGCAGCTGGCGGCTTTTCGCAAGGGCGACTATGCAAAGGCTTATACGTTTGCTTCCCAGGGTATTCGTCGGCGCATCCCGGCGGCTGTTTTCGCCGAGATGGTGCGCTCCGCTTACCCGGCCATCGCCCGTTCGCGCTCGGCCCGCTTCGGTCCGATTCTCGACGATGGCGATCAGGCGGTGGTGCACGTCGTCGTCGAAGGGGCCGAAGAACAGGCGACTTACGCCTATCAGATGATCCGCGAGGGCAGAGTCTGGAAAGTCAATAGCGTCACGGAGGCGGAGCCGCGGCGTCCCGATGGCCTAGTCTCGACCTGA
- the groES gene encoding co-chaperone GroES: protein MATITLATTTLRPLGDRVLVKVVEQEERTAGGIFLPDTAKEKPQTGEVVAVGPGRLKDDGTRVDPEVKVGDTVLYGKYSGTDLKLGDAEYMLVAEKDILAIVA from the coding sequence ATGGCAACGATCACGTTGGCTACGACGACACTGCGCCCCCTGGGGGACCGTGTGTTGGTCAAGGTGGTAGAGCAAGAGGAGCGGACCGCCGGGGGTATTTTTCTGCCCGACACCGCCAAAGAGAAGCCCCAGACCGGTGAAGTGGTCGCCGTGGGGCCGGGCCGTCTCAAAGACGACGGCACCCGGGTCGACCCGGAGGTGAAGGTGGGCGACACCGTGCTGTACGGCAAATATTCCGGCACCGACCTGAAACTTGGCGACGCCGAGTACATGCTGGTGGCCGAAAAAGACATTCTGGCAATCGTGGCTTAA
- the lipA gene encoding lipoyl synthase: MVTKPDWLRVKAPQRERVGAVKDILRDLALNTVCEEASCPNIGECFKAGTATFLIMGPACTRACPYCDIDFEKYPKALDPTEPERLAQAVRRMGLRHVVITSVNRDDLADGGALQFARCIEAVRRVMPQTTIEVLIPDFCGSEAALDIVIAAHPQVINHNTETVPRLYRRVRPQGDYGRTLQLLERVRAKASHIYTKSGLMAGLGESEAEVLAVMADLRAVYCDILTIGQYLQPTPKHLKVEAFVEPALFERWRRAGEGMGFLQMVSSPLTRSSYHAEQVQRLMRSHPRTPKNQHSPE, translated from the coding sequence ATGGTCACCAAGCCGGACTGGCTCAGGGTCAAAGCGCCGCAGCGCGAGCGGGTGGGAGCAGTTAAAGACATCCTGCGCGACCTGGCGCTCAACACCGTCTGTGAGGAAGCTTCTTGCCCAAATATCGGCGAATGTTTCAAAGCCGGGACGGCAACGTTTCTGATCATGGGACCGGCCTGCACGCGGGCTTGCCCTTACTGCGACATCGATTTTGAGAAATATCCCAAGGCCCTCGATCCGACCGAACCCGAGCGGCTCGCACAGGCCGTGCGGCGGATGGGCCTGCGCCATGTGGTGATTACCTCGGTCAACCGCGACGATCTGGCCGACGGCGGCGCTCTGCAGTTTGCCCGCTGCATCGAAGCGGTGCGCCGGGTCATGCCCCAAACGACCATCGAAGTGTTGATCCCCGATTTTTGCGGCTCCGAAGCGGCCCTCGATATCGTGATTGCCGCCCATCCACAAGTAATCAATCACAATACCGAGACCGTCCCTCGGCTCTACCGGCGGGTCAGACCCCAGGGCGACTACGGACGCACTTTGCAATTGCTCGAGCGCGTTCGCGCCAAAGCATCCCACATCTACACCAAGTCGGGCCTGATGGCGGGCCTTGGCGAGAGCGAAGCGGAAGTGCTCGCGGTCATGGCAGATCTGCGGGCCGTCTACTGCGACATCCTGACCATCGGCCAGTACCTGCAGCCCACCCCCAAACACCTCAAAGTCGAAGCCTTTGTCGAACCGGCGCTTTTTGAGCGCTGGCGGCGGGCGGGCGAAGGGATGGGCTTCTTGCAGATGGTCTCCTCGCCCCTGACGCGCAGTTCCTACCACGCCGAGCAGGTGCAGCGACTGATGCGCTCCCACCCCCGGACCCCCAAAAATCAGCACTCGCCGGAGTAA
- the mutS gene encoding DNA mismatch repair protein MutS, with protein sequence MADPATQLSQWDFRRFARSDLTPMLQQYVEVKAQHPHCLLLYRMGDFYETFLADAEIVSRELEIVLTGRQAGDKIGRIPMAGIPHHALERYCAQLIEKGYAVVICDQVESPEQAKERARQAKVARRSKSDGDAPLLPLLLEDGEQIDWEGAESVLVRRAVTRVLTPGTVLEDQLLVGRRNNYLAALVQAGECWGLAFADISTGEFQVTQLESAEALVQELLRLQPAEVLLSGDAPDPLVLLRPGEASSERPECLPSQFCYTLRPRRYFELDEARRLLMETFGVRSLEGFGCENLPLAVRAAGGLVQHLLETQRGVSIPLEGIRTYTLSQYLILDHQTRRNLELTQTVRDGAQYGSLLWALDRTRTVMGGRALRRWLLQPLLDTRAIGRRQDSVAELYDEGLLRERLQRILESVYDLERLAGRCGSGTANARDLVALGESLLKLPALAEAVAASTSPYLKALQSIPVELERLGEKLRRTLVDTPPLILTEGGLIRAGVHPELEGMRGQLIEDRDWLVDLEARERARTGIQTLKVGFNKAFGYYLSISRGKAEKAPPEYLRKQTLTNEERYITPELKERETRILNAQQQTNQLEYDIFNILRQEAGRHVSALRQVARRVAALDALAGLAEVAVYHDYCRPVLGEGREVHIEAGRHPVIEQAIPAGFFVPNDARMGAEAEPDLIILTGPNMSGKSSFIRQVALIQLLAQVGAFVPARGAVLGVADRIFTRVGAVDDLATGQSTFMVEMTETANILNHATPRSLVLLDEIGRGTATFDGLAIAWAVAEYLASHIRCRTIFATHYHELNELASVVSGVANYQVTVQELADRIVFLHRVTPGGADRSYGIEVGRLAGLPPSVVARARTVLAQVEQHSQIAVGLRDSNGSASESAAG encoded by the coding sequence ATGGCCGACCCCGCCACTCAACTCTCCCAGTGGGACTTTCGCCGCTTCGCTCGATCGGATCTGACCCCGATGCTCCAGCAGTACGTCGAGGTCAAGGCCCAGCATCCCCACTGCCTGCTCCTGTATCGGATGGGGGATTTTTACGAAACGTTCCTGGCGGACGCCGAAATCGTCTCGCGCGAGCTGGAAATCGTGCTTACCGGCCGCCAGGCGGGCGACAAAATCGGCCGCATCCCGATGGCGGGGATTCCCCACCACGCTCTGGAGCGCTACTGCGCCCAATTGATCGAAAAGGGCTACGCGGTGGTGATTTGCGATCAAGTCGAATCGCCCGAGCAGGCCAAAGAGCGCGCCCGGCAGGCGAAAGTCGCTCGTCGCAGCAAGAGCGACGGCGACGCGCCGCTGTTGCCCCTGCTGCTGGAGGACGGCGAGCAGATTGACTGGGAAGGTGCCGAGAGCGTCCTGGTGCGCCGGGCGGTCACCCGGGTGCTCACCCCCGGTACGGTGCTCGAAGATCAGTTGCTGGTGGGACGGCGCAATAACTATCTGGCGGCGCTGGTGCAGGCGGGGGAGTGCTGGGGATTGGCCTTCGCGGACATTTCGACCGGCGAATTTCAGGTGACCCAGCTGGAGAGTGCCGAGGCACTGGTGCAGGAGTTGTTGCGCCTGCAGCCGGCCGAAGTGCTCCTGTCCGGCGACGCGCCCGATCCGCTGGTGCTGCTGCGGCCCGGCGAGGCTTCCAGCGAACGGCCCGAGTGCCTGCCGTCCCAGTTTTGCTATACGCTGCGTCCCCGGCGTTATTTCGAATTGGACGAAGCGCGGCGGTTGCTGATGGAAACGTTCGGCGTGCGCTCACTCGAAGGCTTCGGCTGCGAAAATCTGCCGCTTGCCGTGCGGGCGGCCGGGGGGTTGGTGCAGCATTTGCTGGAGACGCAGCGGGGAGTGTCGATTCCCCTGGAGGGCATCCGCACCTACACCCTCTCGCAGTACCTGATTCTCGATCACCAGACCCGGCGCAACCTCGAACTGACCCAGACCGTGCGCGACGGCGCGCAGTACGGCTCGCTTTTGTGGGCGCTCGACCGCACCCGCACGGTGATGGGGGGGCGCGCCCTCAGGCGCTGGCTTTTGCAGCCGTTGCTCGATACGCGCGCCATCGGCCGCCGTCAGGATTCGGTGGCCGAGTTGTACGACGAGGGGCTGTTGCGCGAACGGCTCCAGCGCATTCTTGAATCGGTCTACGACCTGGAGCGGCTCGCGGGACGCTGCGGTTCGGGCACCGCCAACGCCCGCGATCTGGTGGCTCTGGGCGAATCGCTGCTCAAATTGCCCGCTCTGGCCGAGGCGGTGGCCGCGAGCACCAGTCCCTACCTCAAAGCCCTTCAATCCATTCCTGTCGAACTGGAGCGGCTTGGAGAGAAGCTGCGCCGCACGCTCGTGGATACCCCGCCGCTCATCCTCACCGAGGGCGGTCTGATCCGGGCGGGCGTCCACCCGGAACTGGAAGGAATGCGCGGGCAACTTATCGAAGATCGCGACTGGCTGGTGGATCTCGAAGCGCGCGAGCGCGCCCGCACGGGCATCCAGACTCTCAAGGTGGGCTTTAACAAAGCCTTCGGCTACTACCTGTCGATCTCGCGCGGCAAGGCCGAAAAAGCGCCCCCCGAGTACCTGCGCAAACAGACCCTCACCAACGAGGAGCGCTACATCACCCCCGAACTCAAAGAGCGCGAAACCCGCATCCTCAACGCCCAGCAGCAGACCAACCAGCTTGAGTACGATATTTTTAACATCCTCAGGCAGGAGGCGGGCCGTCACGTTTCGGCTCTGCGGCAGGTGGCCCGGCGCGTGGCCGCCCTCGATGCCCTGGCCGGTCTGGCTGAGGTGGCCGTCTACCACGACTATTGCCGTCCGGTGCTCGGCGAAGGGCGCGAGGTGCACATCGAGGCAGGCCGCCACCCTGTGATCGAACAGGCGATCCCGGCGGGTTTTTTCGTGCCTAACGACGCGCGCATGGGAGCCGAAGCCGAGCCGGACTTGATCATCCTCACCGGCCCGAACATGTCCGGCAAATCGAGCTTCATCCGCCAGGTGGCATTGATTCAGCTGTTGGCCCAGGTGGGGGCCTTTGTGCCCGCCAGGGGGGCTGTGCTCGGGGTGGCCGATCGCATCTTTACGCGCGTGGGAGCGGTCGACGATCTGGCCACCGGCCAATCGACCTTCATGGTCGAGATGACCGAGACGGCGAATATCCTCAACCACGCCACCCCCCGCTCACTGGTCTTGCTCGATGAAATCGGCCGAGGGACGGCGACTTTCGATGGGCTGGCCATCGCCTGGGCGGTGGCTGAGTACCTGGCAAGCCACATCCGCTGCCGGACCATTTTCGCCACCCACTACCACGAGCTGAACGAACTGGCTTCGGTGGTCAGTGGTGTCGCCAATTATCAGGTGACTGTGCAGGAACTGGCCGATCGAATCGTCTTTTTGCACCGGGTCACCCCCGGCGGGGCGGATCGCTCCTACGGCATCGAGGTGGGCCGGTTGGCCGGATTGCCGCCTTCGGTGGTGGCGCGGGCGCGCACGGTCCTGGCCCAGGTCGAACAGCATTCGCAAATTGCCGTGGGCTTGCGCGATTCTAACGGCAGCGCCTCCGAGTCGGCCGCTGGCTAA